The following proteins are encoded in a genomic region of Burkholderia pyrrocinia:
- a CDS encoding ISL3 family transposase: protein MLDRKALQALGCWTGYRLERVEWPEGDGHTLSLHLKPVSKVMHCEQCGARCQQIHETTVRRVRDLPLFEYRVVLHVPRRRVWCAHCGGPRLEKLAWLGRYQRVTERFAKACEKLLQAASVQAVAAFYDLGWHTVKSIDKMRLRARVAEPDWSTIRYLAMDEFALHKGHRYATVVVDPIGRQVLWVGPGRSRETARTFFEQLPEGVAERIEAVAIDMTTAYELEIKEQCPQAEIVFDLYHVVAKYGREVIDRVRVDQANQLRHDKPARKVLKSSRWLLLRNRHNLKPEQAVHLKDLLAANQSLLCVYVLRDELKRLWFYRKPAWAEKAWGQWFEQAQQSGIAALQKFAQRLQGYWHGIVTRCRHPLNTSVVEGINNTIKVIKRRAYGYRDEEYFFLKIRAAFPGNPR, encoded by the coding sequence TTGCTCGATCGCAAGGCGCTTCAGGCACTGGGCTGCTGGACCGGCTATCGGTTGGAACGGGTGGAATGGCCGGAAGGAGACGGCCATACGCTGTCGCTGCATCTGAAGCCAGTCAGCAAGGTCATGCACTGCGAACAGTGCGGCGCGCGCTGCCAGCAAATCCACGAGACGACGGTTCGGCGAGTGCGCGATCTGCCACTGTTCGAGTACCGAGTCGTGCTGCATGTCCCCCGCCGTCGGGTCTGGTGCGCACACTGCGGCGGCCCGAGGCTGGAGAAGCTGGCGTGGCTGGGCCGCTACCAGCGAGTGACGGAGCGGTTCGCCAAGGCCTGTGAGAAGCTGCTGCAAGCGGCCAGCGTGCAGGCGGTGGCAGCCTTCTACGACCTGGGCTGGCACACGGTCAAATCGATCGACAAGATGCGCTTGCGGGCTCGCGTGGCCGAGCCGGACTGGTCGACGATCCGCTATCTGGCAATGGACGAATTCGCGCTGCATAAGGGCCATCGCTACGCCACGGTGGTAGTTGATCCGATCGGCCGACAGGTGCTCTGGGTCGGCCCCGGACGTTCACGAGAAACGGCTCGAACCTTCTTCGAACAACTGCCCGAAGGCGTTGCCGAGCGCATCGAAGCGGTCGCGATCGACATGACCACGGCCTATGAGCTGGAGATCAAGGAGCAGTGCCCGCAAGCGGAAATCGTCTTTGACCTGTACCACGTCGTGGCCAAGTACGGCCGCGAAGTGATCGACAGGGTGCGAGTGGATCAGGCCAATCAACTACGACATGACAAGCCGGCCCGCAAGGTCCTGAAGTCCAGCCGCTGGCTGTTGCTGCGCAACCGTCACAACCTGAAACCAGAACAGGCCGTGCACCTGAAGGATCTGCTGGCCGCCAATCAGTCGCTGTTATGCGTCTACGTGCTGCGCGACGAACTCAAACGGCTCTGGTTCTACCGAAAGCCCGCCTGGGCGGAAAAGGCTTGGGGGCAATGGTTCGAACAGGCTCAGCAAAGCGGGATCGCCGCGCTGCAAAAGTTCGCTCAGCGCTTGCAGGGTTACTGGCACGGAATCGTGACTCGCTGCCGTCATCCGCTCAATACCAGCGTCGTCGAAGGCATCAACAACACCATCAAGGTCATCAAGCGTCGGGCTTATGGGTACCGCGACGAGGAATACTTCTTCCTCAAAATCCGCGCCGCGTTCCCCGGTAATCCGCGATGA
- the nadC gene encoding carboxylating nicotinate-nucleotide diphosphorylase has product MTTAVSPLFEIVREQYGTAFEDAIARNVADAIAEDVGTGDQTGRLVPAGGRRRARIIVREEAVLCGVPWFEAVIGRIDPAIVVQWRYREGDRMSPDSTVCELEGPARALLTAERNGLNFLQLLSGVATATRRYVDRVEGTRAKILDTRKTLPGLRLAQKYAVRVGGGENQRLALYDGILIKENHIAAAGGVGEALDAAFALDSGVPVQVEVETLAQLDTALAHRAQSVLLDNFTLDMMREAVRVADGKAVLEVSGGVNFDTVRAFAETGVDRISIGALTKDVRATDYSMRIVD; this is encoded by the coding sequence CAGTATCCCCGCTGTTCGAGATCGTCCGCGAGCAATACGGCACGGCATTCGAAGACGCGATCGCGCGCAACGTTGCCGATGCGATCGCGGAAGACGTCGGCACCGGCGACCAGACCGGGCGGCTCGTGCCGGCCGGCGGGCGTCGCCGCGCGCGCATTATCGTGCGCGAGGAAGCCGTGCTGTGCGGCGTGCCGTGGTTCGAGGCCGTGATCGGCCGGATCGATCCGGCGATCGTCGTGCAATGGCGCTATCGCGAAGGCGACCGGATGTCGCCCGATTCGACCGTCTGCGAACTCGAAGGGCCGGCGCGCGCGCTGCTGACGGCCGAGCGCAACGGGCTGAACTTCCTGCAACTGCTGTCGGGCGTCGCGACCGCGACGCGCCGTTACGTTGATCGCGTCGAAGGCACGCGCGCGAAGATCCTCGATACGCGCAAGACGCTGCCGGGCCTGCGGCTCGCGCAGAAATACGCGGTGCGCGTCGGCGGCGGCGAGAACCAGCGTCTCGCGCTGTACGACGGCATCCTGATCAAGGAGAACCACATCGCAGCGGCGGGCGGCGTCGGCGAGGCGCTCGACGCGGCGTTCGCGCTGGATTCGGGCGTGCCCGTGCAGGTCGAGGTCGAGACGCTTGCGCAGCTCGACACGGCGCTCGCGCATCGCGCGCAGTCGGTGCTGCTCGACAACTTCACGCTCGACATGATGCGTGAAGCGGTGCGCGTGGCGGACGGCAAGGCCGTGCTCGAAGTGTCTGGCGGCGTCAATTTCGATACGGTGCGCGCGTTCGCGGAGACGGGCGTCGATCGCATCTCGATCGGCGCGCTGACGAAGGACGTGCGCGCAACGGACTATTCGATGCGGATCGTCGACTGA